In Triticum aestivum cultivar Chinese Spring chromosome 5B, IWGSC CS RefSeq v2.1, whole genome shotgun sequence, the following proteins share a genomic window:
- the LOC123115647 gene encoding histone deacetylase HDT2-like isoform X2, producing the protein MDTSLYLPLQRTGICASKIKVVESPQSSSHSQLETLAISPRRRRSPPATMAGMASRSEGKTTGDKGYCSVIYSPYPQSSPLPPRLTDLFQQFGLDKIRAIMNSSDGKTFEQKIDKLREEMSAFERARNEFFVEGEDVDEDDEDDEDDDVDVDESDRKLLDDDKKPDITKRPHTPIGDEVECKKPKIAEGSRCQGEEPGAGGIKNSSW; encoded by the exons ATGGATACATCATtatatctcccgttgcaacgcacgggcatatgtgctagtaaaatAAAAGTAGTCGAATCTCCGCAATCGTCGAGCCATTCGCAACTagaaaccctagccatctccccacgccgccgccgttcccctccGGCAACCATGGCTGGGATGGCATCACGCAGCGAAGGCAAGACAACCGGCGACAAAGGCTACTGTAGTGTGATTTATTCACCCTATCCACAGTCgtcgcctcttcctcctcgcctGACCGACCTGTTCCAACAATTTGGTCTGGACAAGATCCGCGCGATCATGAACAGTTCTGATGGTAAGACGTTCGAGCAAAAGATCGACAAGTTACGAGAG GAAATGAGTGCTTTCGAACGTGCTCGTAATGAATTCTTCGTCGAGGGCGAGGATGTTGACGAGGACGACGaagacgacgaggacgacgacgtgGATGTGGACGAGTCGGATAGAAAG CTCTTAGATGATGACAAGAAACCCGATATCACGAAACGACCACACACTCCTATTGGAGATGAGGTGGAATGCAAGAAGCCAAAGATAGCAGAAGGCTCAAGGTGCCAAGGAGAAGAACCTGGGGCTGGAGGGATAAAGAATTCCTCCTGGTAG
- the LOC123115647 gene encoding histone deacetylase HDT2-like isoform X1: protein MAGMASRSEGKTTGDKGYCSVIYSPYPQSSPLPPRLTDLFQQFGLDKIRAIMNSSDGKTFEQKIDKLREEMSAFERARNEFFVEGEDVDEDDEDDEDDDVDVDESDRKLLDDDKKPDITKRPHTPIGDEVECKKPKIAEGSRCQGEEPGAGGIKNSSWV, encoded by the exons ATGGCTGGGATGGCATCACGCAGCGAAGGCAAGACAACCGGCGACAAAGGCTACTGTAGTGTGATTTATTCACCCTATCCACAGTCgtcgcctcttcctcctcgcctGACCGACCTGTTCCAACAATTTGGTCTGGACAAGATCCGCGCGATCATGAACAGTTCTGATGGTAAGACGTTCGAGCAAAAGATCGACAAGTTACGAGAG GAAATGAGTGCTTTCGAACGTGCTCGTAATGAATTCTTCGTCGAGGGCGAGGATGTTGACGAGGACGACGaagacgacgaggacgacgacgtgGATGTGGACGAGTCGGATAGAAAG CTCTTAGATGATGACAAGAAACCCGATATCACGAAACGACCACACACTCCTATTGGAGATGAGGTGGAATGCAAGAAGCCAAAGATAGCAGAAGGCTCAAGGTGCCAAGGAGAAGAACCTGGGGCTGGAGGGATAAAGAATTCCTCCTG GGTCTGA